The following coding sequences are from one Triticum aestivum cultivar Chinese Spring chromosome 5A, IWGSC CS RefSeq v2.1, whole genome shotgun sequence window:
- the LOC123107896 gene encoding uncharacterized protein: MLRRAASLLRGRAAWPPRRPVTAAATLARRRPEPEARPRAVDGRGYARMARRMPPTRPDGYSTSDGEADAYGDVEHLEDVEPAAAADGEEDASDGEGWDGFTLDMGAGSIVDNDDEEEEEEEVDK; this comes from the coding sequence ATGCTCCGCCGCGCGGCCTCCTTGCTACGCGGGCGCGCGGCCTGGCCCCCTCGCCGGCCAGTGACGGCCGCGGCGACACTGGCCCGACGCCGCCCGGAGCCGGAGGCCCGCCCCCGCGCCGTCGACGGCCGGGGCTACGCGCGCATGGCGCGGCGGATGCCGCCCACGAGGCCTGACGGGTACTCCACCTCCGACGGCGAGGCCGACGCCTACGGAGACGTCGAGCACCTGGAGGACGTGGAGCCGGCGGCCGCCGCGGACGGCGAGGAGGACGCCTCCGATGGGGAGGGGTGGGACGGGTTCACGCTGGACATGGGCGCCGGATCCATCGTGGAcaatgacgatgaggaggaggaggaagaggaagtagATAAGTAA
- the LOC123107897 gene encoding mitochondrial import inner membrane translocase subunit TIM14-3: protein MATPLVAGLSVAAAAMGSRFMIQAWQAFRIRAAMPRVRKFYPGGFEREMSRREAALILGVRERAALDKIKEAHKRVMVANHPDGGGSHYIASKINEAKDMLMGKGKSGSIF, encoded by the exons ATG GCTACGCCGCTGGTAGCTGGGCTGTCGGTAGCTGCTGCTGCCATGGGAAGCAGATTCATGATTCAGGCATGGCAGGCCTTTCGAATCCGGGCGGCGATGCCACGTGTGCGTAAATTCTATCCTGGCGGATTTGAGAGGGAGATGAGCAGAAGAGAAGCGGCACTGATCCTTGGCGTAAG AGAACGTGCTGCACTGGACAAGATAAAGGAGGCCCACAAGAGGGTGATGGTAGCCAACCACCCTGATGGTGGCGGCAGCCATTACATTGCTTCCAAGATAAACGAGGCCAAGGACATGCTCATGGGGAAGGGCAAATCCGGGTCCATTTTTTAG